A single genomic interval of Melanotaenia boesemani isolate fMelBoe1 chromosome 4, fMelBoe1.pri, whole genome shotgun sequence harbors:
- the LOC121639125 gene encoding retinal cone rhodopsin-sensitive cGMP 3',5'-cyclic phosphodiesterase subunit gamma-like, with protein MADVAAPADKKAPPKFKQRTTRTFKSKAPKPGQKGFGDDIPGMEGLGTDITVVCPWEAFGDMELSDLAKYGIV; from the exons ATGGCAGACGTCGCTGCTCCCGCCGACAAGAAGGCACCTCCCAAGTTCAAGCAGAGGACTACACGTACCTTCAAGAGCAAGGCCCCTAAACCAGGCCAGAAAGG ATTCGGGGACGACATCCCCGGCATGGAGGGACTGGGCACAGACATCACAGTGGTCTGCCCATGGGAGGCCTTTGGCGACATGGAGCTCAGCGATCTGGCAAAATATGGAATTGTCTAG
- the LOC121639112 gene encoding endoplasmic reticulum resident protein 27, with amino-acid sequence MLVSLFLALLVSSVSATEKDGALPRLNDTKAVEAFIDSAEVVIIGFLESEESRGYKEFLAASKQIDSVPAAICTVEEVWADYSISSDTIALFRKADNHQENLVITETKKLETDGLVNFITINEVQYITEYNQVTAVGLFNSEVKSHLLLFAIRGTKEFTELKEKLRALAPEFTGKLLFVLINGAGKSNFKSLKYFGLTSKDLPRVGIYDGNSDMKWLLPEGEISTERVRDFCQSFLRGELKDVKQAGEQPKTEL; translated from the exons ATGCTGGTCTCTCTGTTTCTTGCCCTCCTGGTGTCTTCTGTCAGTGCCACTGAGAAAG ATGGTGCTCTACCCAGGCTTAATGACACAAAAGCTGTTGAGGCCTTTATCGACTCTGCTGAAGTGGTGATCATTGGATTTCTAGAG agtGAGGAGAGTCGTGGATATAAGGAATTCCTGGCAGCTTCAAAGCAAATTGACTCTGTTCCTGCAGCCATTTGCACAGTAGAAGAGGTGTGGGCTGACTACAGCATCTCTTCAGACACCATCGCTCTCTTCAGAAAA GCAGATAACCATCAGGAGAACCTTGTTATCACCGAGACTAAGAAGTTAGAAACCGATGGACTTGTTAACTTCATCACCATCAACGAGGTCCAATACATCACAGAGTACAACCAAGTG ACAGCAGTTGGCCTGTTCAATTCAGAGGTGAAGTCTCACCTATTGCTCTTTGCCATCAGGGGGACTAAAGAATTTACTGAGCTCAAGGAGAAACTGAGAGCTCTGGCCCCGGAGTTCACAGGCAAG TTATTATTTGTGCTGATTAATGGAGCCGGAAAGTCCAACTTTAAGTCACTCAAGTACTTTGGCCTCACATCAAAGGACCTCCCACGAGTCGGCATCTATGATGGTAATTCTGACATGAAGTGGCTCCTACCTGAAGGAGAGATTTCCACAGAGCGAGTGCGGGACTTCTGCCAGTCCTTCCTACGAGGAGAACTGAAA GATGTGAAGCAGGCTGGAGAACAACCCAAAACGGAGCTTTAG
- the bglapl gene encoding bone gamma-carboxyglutamate (gla) protein, like yields MKTLAILSICALLSVCWSMGAVEPEVIVDPAADTAADAAPVDPAAADSSSSESDSASSSASDSSSDSSASDSSSSSDSAASDSSSESSESSSSESSESSSSESNSSASDSASSDSSSFSSSSSSSESASAEASQVVMKRDLAAVLLRRRRAAGGSLSPLQLESLHEVCELNVACDNMADTEGIVAAYTAYYGPIPF; encoded by the exons ATGAAGACTCTGGCTatcctctccatctgtgctctTCTGTCAGTGTGCTGGTCCATGGGAG CTGTTGAACCTGAGGTGATCGTGGATCCTGCTGCTGACacagctgctgatgctgcacCTGTTGACCCTGCAGCTGCCGATTCATCCTCCTCTGAGTCTGATTCAGCCTCATCCTCCGCATCCGACTCGTCCTCAGACTCTTCAGCATCTGATTCCAGCTCCAGCTCAGACTCAGCAGCCTCCGATTCAAGCTCCGAATCCTCAGAGTCTTCCTCCTCTGAGTCATCTGAATCTTCCTCCTCCGAGTCTAACTCCTCAGCATCCGACTCTGCTTCCTCTGactcctcttctttttcatcttcttcatcttcgTCAGAGTCAGCCAGTGCTGAAG CTTCTCAGGTGGTTATGAAGAGAGACCTGGCTGCTGTTCTCctgaggagaagaagagctgcAGGAGGCAGCCTCAGCCCTCTGCAGCTGGAAAG CCTGCATGAAGTCTGTGAGCTGAATGTTGCCTGTGATAACATGGCTGACACCGAAGGCATCGTCGCTGCATACACAGCCTACTACGGACCCATTCCCTTCTAa